The genomic interval TAGAAGATAATCAGAGCAACAGAAAAATGGTTGAGAATGGTTATATAGAATTCAATGGATAATTGATATGGAGAAACTCGCAAGAGTGAGAGGATAAAGCTATCGACAGAACGGAGAGAGATGATAAGGCAATTTCATATCATCTTTAAATTAGCATAGACAAATGGGCTCATCTTTTTTCTACTAACACCAAAAGTGCCTTTGGTGATGTATACCAATTCCAAGGAGGAACAAAACATGAATGATCAGGAAACATTGGAGTAATACAGGGAAATACAAGTGGTTAGACCATTTCATCCAGGAAGAACTCTAGCATTAAGCTGAGCATGGAAATCATGACCACCATCGACCTCCAAACAAACAGCATTTGATGTGTGTGACTTGGTTATTATCCCCACTTCCgttaaaaaaatcaaggatATATGGCACCCTGTTTCATGTCACCTCATGCATAATAACACATTAACTCATAAACATTAGGGTTAAAGGCATTATACAATCTACGGTGGCATCCATGGAAGGAGTTCTAgtatccaaatccaaatcacaAAGACAAAGTAACCCGTTTGTGCCAACAGTAAAGCCATTAAGACTGAAAAACTTTACTTCACATAATGCCACAACTCACTTACTGAGAACCACATTGACATACAACGTACTCAGTAATCGCTATGGAACAGAATTAAGGATTGCACGTCATTCAATTAGAACTAAGGAATAGAATCTAGATGGTAAGGACGAAAAATTCTCGAAGTGCTCGCATCAATGACATTACTAAAATAAAGCATTAGACGTTTTAATAACGTTAGCTCTAGGATAAGGTACCTGCTCCCCATCATCCCCAATCGACGACGGCATCGGAATCCCCGTCCCCTCCGTCTCCTGAAAGCATAAGCACAGCACAGTTAGCGAACAGATGTGCACTACACTGCACTAATTCCTTATTACAGGCTTACACAATTACACCTCACGAATGGGGTACTAATTTGGCCTACACATATAAAACTAACTGACAGTCTCCTCCTCCAGTAGGAACACAAACAGTCTGAAATGATGGAAAAAAGATATGCTAAGCATAGGTAGCGGGGCTGGGTAGCCCACGTACCTCGGGCATGTCGGGGATGGTCTCGGCGGGCGGTGctgcggcggaggccgcggcagcggcggcgcgggagcggagCGGGGGcgcgcggaggggaggcgggaaGGAGAGTGCGGCCGGGTTGGGGTTCCCCGCGGCGCGatggagggagaggagcgggagggtggaggaggcggaggtggagacggCCATGGCGAAGGGTggtgggaggggaaggggatgaGAGTGGAAGGGGAGAGCAGCAAGTGCGGGAGGCTTCTGCTTCGCCGCTATCGTGGTGTGGTATGTTATCCGATTTCGGCGAATTTGCGTTTTAGCCCCTCGAGTTTGTTAAATTGTGATTAAGGAGGTGTTTTGTTCTAGGAACTAAACTTTAGTCCacatcacatcggatgtttatatactggattgagatcctctaatttggagtattaaacatagactacttacaaaactaattgcatgAGAACTAATCCACGagataattttttaagcctaattaatccataattagcacatttTCACCGTAGCATCACAcaggctaatcatagattaattagtctCAATAGATGTGTCTCGTGAATTTGTCCAAGGTTATAtaatatgttttatcattagtctacatttaatacttctaattagtatcccaacatccgatgtgacatagactaaaatttagtccctaaTCTAAACAGAGCCTAAGCACTCAATTGTTGTGCCAAGTGCCAACCATGATGTTAAATTGTGATTAAACCCTCAATTGTTCTATGCGACAAACAGAGTTTTCATACTTACCACAGAATATTTTTGTACCGGTGTAACACTGCATTGCACGAAACATGGAAGCAATATCAACGCACATGCTAATTGATTTTGGAACTAGTGAGAATTTGAGCACAAGCACAGTCTGAACTAGAATTTTTGCAGACCTCAACATGACATGATACTGATACACCAGGATGGCAAGAGGAGCCAAATTTAACTAGGAAACATCTATATTCACAGAGCAGTTCCCCTTACATTTTCCATCATTGTCACTAGTGAATTTACGTGTACAGCCACAACATTCACCTCCCCTCCTTATCACCACCATCTCCAGTATTTCTTTTTCCACGTGACAGAAGGTCCAGGCCGTACGGCATACTATGATACGAGGACCCAGCTGATGGTGCTCCTTGCTTAAGCTGCCATGGTGCAGGCTGCCTACTGGGAGAAGGGATCACCTTTGATTCATTTAGCCACCTCTCAGCAAAGGGTGACTTCACAGGCATGTCTGGTCTGTCAGTATCCATTGTGCAGGATGCCTCGTTAAGGTTTATCCCACGGACGCTTGTTTCCGTCTTGTCATGATCCAATTTCGGTGATGAAGAGAATGGTGTTGAAGAGACATTTGGCGTCCAAATTGCTTGATTCAAGTCATGGGTCTCGGTTTTTGCACTCGGTCGACTAAATGGACCAATTTTcttgtcttcctcctcttttaCAATGACCATGTGATCAGGCTCTGCAGCTTCTGAGCTCTTTAGCTTAGCACTGTCTAACTGCTTATCTTGATAAAGATCTTTACCAGACGATGAGCGCGATGAATAAATGGTGGTCATTGGGAAAGCTTTCTCTGGTGGTGTAGCTGGTGTATAGTTAGGGGGTAGCAAATCATCCCAATTCTCCAACAGTTCTTTATACACTTTACGCAGAGTAACCTCTGTAAGGCCTGTTACCTTACAGATCTCTGCCTGAGTTTTCCGCTTGTCTTCAAGCTGACACGCAAGATAGATAGCTGCAGCTGATATGCTTATGGGATTCCTCCGTGTGCAGAAGCATTTATTAACAACAACCTCACCAATATGGGCTGCAAGTTCCTGCGGAATTGGCAAGTGATATGTTAACAGCATaacttagttttttttcatggtATTTCAGGTTTTCAGCTCTTTTGATACCTGAGCAGATTTATTGAGCTGGAGTAGGCTGCAAAACCGAGGCATATGAACTGCTATTGAGTTGCTGTTAAGAGGTTGGCTCAGTTTCAGTGATTCACCAAGTATTTTGATGTATTTTCCAATTTCTTTCTGGGGAAGATTGCTAGCAGTAGAGATTTCCTGGACACAAGAAAACAATGCTTAATCAGTGTTAATTGATAAAGGTAGCATTACATTAAATCAATACGACAGGCCAATAGATTGTGTAGTTTAATATCACATATACCAAAGTCCACAGCTGACTTAACATTTGATTCAACTCTTCACCTATGAAGAACGACCAGTGGTTTTGTCAGGTTAAAAAGGTATTCTCAACATGGTTAAGTTATCCTAATCTACAATAGCTTCAGTGAAAGGCCGCATAAAGTAAAGGTaatcaaaagaaagaaaatctaatctgaaaatatatatataatcttctATTGTGTTCAACCAATATCATGAATcaagctagataaaatttccatTGTATTTCCCACTAGTTAAAAGTAACATAATCAACAGCTCAACTAAAAAGGTGACATCATTTGAGTGTAGTGCTTTGACAAATTTACTGACTAATGGATAGTCCACAATGCAACATAGTGGGAGCAGAGCATATCATCCAACAGAACTTCCTAGACAACAATCGTTGGTAACTAAGATCCGAAATTCCCAGTATCTAAACAGGTAAGAAGCGAATGGCATTGCGGGGAAATCTCCGTTTCAGAGACTACAATCGTCTGGCTATTCCTGAATCCGACTTAGTTGGAGACGAGAATCATAGAGATAAGCCGCTAGGCCTGACTCACTCTGCACGAGAGCATTTGAACGAACACATCGCGAGCACGAGCACGGGCACGAGCACAAACCTGCAAGGTCCTGGGCTCCTGCGCCTCGCGGATGGCCTGCACGAGTGCGGCCGTGGCAAGCGCCTCGACGCTGCGGTTCCTGAGGCACGTAGCGGAGGAGCAGTCCTTGAAGAGCTCGAAGGCGTGGTCGGCTATGTCCCGGTCCAGCCTCAGGATGGAGGCGACGTCCACGATCTGGACGTAGGCGCGGAGGCTGTCGACGGAGACCATAGGCCCCGCGGGGTCCGGCGTGGAGGAGGCCGCGGATtcgacggcgagcgcgcgctCGAGCTCGGCGAGTTGGCCGGAGAAGGCGGACGCGGAGCGGGCGAGGACGGGGTGGCGCTCGAGGGAGAAGGCCGAGAAGGCGGAGACGAAGCCGGCCGGGAGgaaggggtcgtcgtcgtcgtcgtcgccggaggcGGATGCGGCCGagggggacggcgacggcgcggcgtcggcgaggtcgggGGTGACGAGGGGGAGCGGGTGgagcgaggggaggagggggaagaaggggtGGGTGTGGAGGTGGCGCTCGAGGACGAGGCGGGCGCAGGAGGAGCACTCGGAGACGGCGCGGGAGAGCGGCGGCTGCGTCGTGACGCAGCGCGCCGGGCCGGAGGCGCGGCAGTAGGGGCACTGCGTCGGCtgcgacatggcggcggcggcggcggcggcgcggcgcggccttGGGTATCGGTGACTGATGGACTTTAGGTCTGGATTTTTCTTGCAGTTGGTTCAGCCGGAGTAGGCGACCCGAGGACCCCGTTTCACTGGTTGGGGGCTATCGAAGAACTGAACTGCACTGCATATGTGGCCTCCCCAGGTTGCCTtgtgagaggagaaaaaaaatgcttaaaaTGAGATTAGTTATTAgcttataattaattgagtatagattttataaacttaaaaataaattaatattatttttataataaattttttatagatttttttaaaaaatacacttgACAGTTTAGGAAACGTGAGAGTAAAAATGTATTTGTTCTCTATATGTCCTCCGAAGGAACACACCCAAGCCTTTTCTTCTCCATCATTAAGTCAAATATCACTCAACTATATGCATTGTGATATTTGGAGAGGAATATTTGCAATCCAGGAGCAGCGCATAGAACATCATGCATCTATGCAGTAATGCAATACAGCATGCCAACATCGAAAGAATGCCATAAAGCATCCATATAGCACTTGTGTAAAAGAGATAAGCCAAAACACAAGGGTAGCAGGCTAGCAGCACTTATGTAGAACAGTTGAATACCGCACCGTGTGGCGGCAGCTAGAGCACAAAAACAGCAAGGGGTGTGATCAACGTGATCCATTTCAATTTTTAGGGAACACTGGTTATATCAATCAGTTCGTATGTGGTCAAGAACTGCCTCATCACACATTAGAATGGGAGCAAGTTATACAATGGGATATAATTTCCCGTATGTTCTATCAGCAACACTTACAATATTGCAAAAGCAAGTACAAGGTGTATCTGTGAATTATTGCTCGTAACGTTTAGTATAGTGATCAGCAACAtgggataaaaagaaaaaaaaaggcaaaactaTTGTTAAGCTTCCAGCTCCAGGAGTGGCTTTCTACACATGACATGTTGTCTTCTCTATCTCAGTATCAGCTCTCATTTACCTGAGATGTAAAACGTTAGTGTCAGCTATAAACAAGTAACATGCATTATAATCGAAGGGTAAAGCCGTGTTAGTGCATTCAGAGCTATTGGCACATTCTTTCCATATGAATGGTTGGTAAGCGTAGGTAATGCTTGAGAGTGAAAACATCCCAGGACAACATTCAAAGTTACCATGCGCAAATAATTTTTGTGTTAATTCCTAGGTGAAAACGAGGCCATCCAAAATATGAAAACATAGCTTTTTAAGGGAAAAGAAGATGACATTGTGAGTTCATCCGTAGGAACCTTATTTTCATAGGGCCCAAGGTAAATGTCAAACAAAATGTTGCTGTGCTTGTAAAACATAGATAAACAGACAGATTAATTTCACTGCAGTATATTTCTATTTTCTAGGAATGAGAAAacaaacttaccaaaattttggtatttctTCGAGAATTTATAGAATGCTTTCACAATGGCGCCATATTTCATTGAATTCAGTGGTCCCATATGCCTGGATGAGACATGGAAGAGATATTTCAATGGTGGAAATAGTCAAATAGATAATGAGATCGAATTGCCGAGGTGCATGATTTCAGAATATGATTGAAGCATGCAGTCCTTTTATGAAGATAAAGATACCTCTCCTAACATTTACATGCAAACCTGTTAGGACTGGTATATAAATATCTCTTTGGAGGATAATTAAATAGCTCAAAGTATAAAAGAACTATTACTTGGGAACAAGAAAATAGTGACTAGATTGGGTACTGAATGGTTATTTAATTACACCATACATGGGCTTACGCACCTAAAAGCGAAATTGAGTCTGTTTGTTGTAATGCCATATGATCAcgctaaaatttgaataatcTTATTCTATAATGATATTACTATAGGCATGAGCAGGAGTTATTCTGTGTAtcatattctttcttttttactccCTCTGATTTAAAATGAAGAGTTCTCTACTCTTCTCTAAAAGTATGTTGTTATCTGACTTCAAGGCATGTCCTCCATTTGTTCCTCCTATGCCTTTGCTCATTGAATGCTACAACTCCCATGTATGAGGTACCATTTCTAGTGTGTAATTACTACAGGGCAACAAGGTCACTTAACACTTTCTTAATTTCTAAGCATAACTCTATAAGGACCTACATTTGGAATAAGAGGGACAAGAGTGGTGCGCATGTAGTTTGAGTTCATTATCACAGGATCAATGCAAAATGCGAACAGAAAAACTAAAATGaccaaaaaaaagacatacaTTATCTCAGTATACCGCAATCTCCATGCAGGAAAACCTAAATGGCATCTAGCAGGGCCATacacaagaagaagatcaggtTCTGGTCCACCACAACCTAATGAACGCAGCAGGAACAATTGGTCATATAGATTTATAATGATATAACTGATAAATGAGTATTATAAATTACAACATGCATTAAAAATGGAAGGTTTTCCAAGCATACCTATTGCTTTCAATGCACCGGACATGTCAGCT from Oryza glaberrima chromosome 3, OglaRS2, whole genome shotgun sequence carries:
- the LOC127765325 gene encoding plant-specific TFIIB-related protein 1, with amino-acid sequence MSQPTQCPYCRASGPARCVTTQPPLSRAVSECSSCARLVLERHLHTHPFFPLLPSLHPLPLVTPDLADAAPSPSPSAASASGDDDDDDPFLPAGFVSAFSAFSLERHPVLARSASAFSGQLAELERALAVESAASSTPDPAGPMVSVDSLRAYVQIVDVASILRLDRDIADHAFELFKDCSSATCLRNRSVEALATAALVQAIREAQEPRTLQEISTASNLPQKEIGKYIKILGESLKLSQPLNSNSIAVHMPRFCSLLQLNKSAQELAAHIGEVVVNKCFCTRRNPISISAAAIYLACQLEDKRKTQAEICKVTGLTEVTLRKVYKELLENWDDLLPPNYTPATPPEKAFPMTTIYSSRSSSGKDLYQDKQLDSAKLKSSEAAEPDHMVIVKEEEDKKIGPFSRPSAKTETHDLNQAIWTPNVSSTPFSSSPKLDHDKTETSVRGINLNEASCTMDTDRPDMPVKSPFAERWLNESKVIPSPSRQPAPWQLKQGAPSAGSSYHSMPYGLDLLSRGKRNTGDGGDKEGR